The proteins below come from a single Alnus glutinosa chromosome 9, dhAlnGlut1.1, whole genome shotgun sequence genomic window:
- the LOC133877787 gene encoding protein RETICULATA-RELATED 4, chloroplastic-like, whose translation MAIAFCFNPSLSSLSAFSNPNLPFSSSASSSSAVPLLHLRLTLSPPTPSLRHHPKLPVIHALSARSDAVLAGGGGGDQNNNNNYNGGNNGGDGGGEGENAGGKNREEAMIVLAEAGRVLESLPKDLKSAIEAGRVPGAVVEKFLEMEKSGILRWLMQFGGFKERLLADDLFLAKIFMECGVGIFTKTAAEYERRREKFFDELEIVFADVVMAIIADFMLVYLPAPTVSLRPALATGAGSIAKFFHNCPDNAFQVALAGTSYSFLQRFGAIVRNGTKLFAVGTASSLVGTAVTNALINARKAVDKAAGVEVEKETLPILSTSAAYGVYMAVSSNLRYQVLAGVIEQRLLEPLLHKHKLMLSAICFAVRTGNTFVGSLLWVDYARWLGLQ comes from the exons ATGGCGATCGCCTTCTGCTTCAacccttctctctcttctctctctgcTTTTTCCAATCCAAACCTTCCATTCTCGTCCTCCGCGTCATCCTCATCAGCAGTACCCCTGCTCCACCTCCGGCTCACCCTATCACCCCCCACTCCCTCACTCCGCCACCACCCAAAGCTCCCGGTCATCCATGCACTCTCAGCCCGAAGCGACGCAGTACTCGCTGGAGGCGGCGGCGGCgaccaaaacaacaacaacaactacAACGGCGGGAACAACGGCGGGGATGGCGGGGGGGAAGGGGAGAATGCGGGGGGCAAGAACAGGGAGGAGGCGATGATAGTGCTTGCGGAGGCTGGGAGGGTGCTGGAGAGTCTGCCGAAGGACTTGAAATCGGCGATCGAGGCAGGGAGGGTGCCAGGTGCGGTGGTGGAGAAGTTCCTGGAGATGGAGAAGTCCGGGATCCTCCGGTGGCTCATGCAGTTCGGGGGGTTCAAGGAGCGCCTCTTGGCCGACGACCTCTTCCTCGCCAAAATTTTTATGGAGTGCGGTGTCGGGATCTTCACCAAG ACTGCTGCAGAGTATGAACGCAGGAGAGAGAAATTTTTCGATGAGCTGGAAATTGTTTTTGCAGATGTG GTAATGGCCATAATTGCAGATTTTATGCTTGTTTATCTTCCTGCCCCTACTGTTTCTCTCCGACCAGCACTTGCAACTGGCGCAGGATCAATTGCTAAGTTCTTCCATAATTGCCCTGATAATGCATTCCAG GTTGCCCTTGCTGGAACATCATATTCATTTTTACAGAGATTTGGTGCAATAGTG CGGAATGGGACAAAACTTTTTGCAGTTGGCACCGCTTCATCACTG GTTGGCACAGCTGTTACAAATGCCTTGATCAATGCGAGAAAGGCTGTTGATAAGGCTGCTGGAGTTGAAGTGGAAAAGGAAACATTGCCTATACTATCCACCAGTGCTGCCTATGGTGTCTATATGGCGGTTTCTAGCAATCTTCG ATACCAAGTTCTAGCTGGCGTTATTGAACAGCGGCTTTTGGAACCCTTGCTACACAAGCACAAGCTTATGCTGAGTGCCATTTGCTTTGCTGTTCGGACCGGCAACACATTCGTTGGCTCATTATT GTGGGTGGATTATGCTCGATGGCTAGGATTACAATAA